Genomic DNA from Paenibacillus donghaensis:
AAGATTTTGATGCAGATCTCCGATGCCGCTCAGGCCCTGCTCACCGGAACCCTTGCTGTATTGATGATAACCGGGCAGCTTCAGCTGCTGCATATCTATCTGATTACAGTCGGTTTATCGATTATGGGCAATCTGTTTGCAACTTCGCAGAGCTCTTGGATGCCGGAGCTCATCGCGGATAAAACCTATCTCATCTCAGCCAATTCACTGCTGTCCGTTTCCCTGCAAATCACCCGTATTCTCGGTACGGTTGCAGGTGGAATATTGGTGGCCTCCATTGGGAATTCAGGGGCCGTGATTGTGGATGCGGTAACCTTTATCGTCTCGCTCGCCCTGATTCAGCGGATTAAGCAACGCAGCAAGGCCGAGAAGAATTCCGGCGCCGCCACCGACTTGTCCATCTTCGCGGAAATCCGTGAGGGCTGGAAATGGCTGCGGGGACAAACTGCCTTGCTCCTGCTCATCCTTCTCGGTACGCTCAGCAATATTGCCTTAGGACCAAGCAATGTGCTTCCCCCCATGCTGATCGAGGAGTTGCTGCAAGGCGGTTCCAGCGAGCTCGGTATTTTTAATGCAGCTATAGCTGTCGGGTTGCTTCTGGGCGGGCTGTTCGTCGGCAGCAAGTCCCCCCGGAGAATCGGTCTCTGGTTCTCCTGTGGACTGGGTGTTCAAGGCCTTGGCATGTGTGTGATCGCATTATCTCCCGTACTCTGGACGGCTTGCTTCGGCAACTTGATTTTGGGCTTTGGAGTGACAGTCACTGTGATCCCGATGAGCACCTTGTTCCAGTTGCTTGTTCCGTCTCCGCTTCGGGGACGTGTCAACAGCATCAGCTCCATGGCCTTTAACATCTCCATCCCGTTAACCTATGGCGGAGTAGGTATTCTGGCCGACAGAATCGGTGTGGAAGTATGTTTCGGTCTTGCCGCTATCCTGTTTGCCGTTTGTCTGATCATCGGGCTGACCAATCATCATCTGCGCAGCCTCGACATAAAAGCTCCACAGTCCTCCCGTTCACCTCAAACCGGTCAATCTGTATAAGTAATTTAGGTTCAGTAACAAGTTACGGGAGAATCGACGAAATTCTACAAATGGAAGACGCGGAGAAAGAAGGGTCACGGGTCGTTGTCGATTATTGTGTCAGCCTGACTTTCTCTCCTGGCGATCCTGGTAGTTCCGCCAGCGGTTTAACGCAGTCAGCTGTTCCTTCATCTCCATTCGGGCTTGGAGGGACGTGATGGAGTACCCAAAACCTTGCTTGTTCATCGCACGAAGCTGGTTGTTTTTCCCTTCCGTTTTCGCTTTGGAGATTTTGCAAAGGAGCCGGTTCATGATTTCGGGAAGCCAGTTCCAGACGGTTCGGATAGGAAAAATCGCAGCAAAAAGATCCATCTAATGATGGATCTTTTTGCTGCGGATATGGTTGGCAGAGATATGTATTGCGTTAATTGAAGAATTATATCAATCAAATTCATTGTCTGACAGTTGCTTTAGATGCTCCAGACCCGGTGGGATACCATATAATACGGCTGCTTCTTGCAAAGTGAAATCCGTGTGTTTAGATTCGTACAATAATTCGTCCGGCATCAGCAGTTCCACAGCGAATTGATTGGCCTGTCGTTCGATACGATCTACAGAATAGAGGGTATGTCTTCTCAAAAAGGGTGTATTAACATCAGGATGCAGAATCACATGTCCCAGTTCATGAGCGCATGTGAAGCGCTGATCTTGTTGTGAGGATTCATTATTAATATGGATCATTTTTAATCGACGACTGGAATTGTAGTAGCCTAACATATCGCCCAACAATTCATATAACACCAGGACTTTTCTCTGCGATGCAATTTCGAATGGGTTATTGGTCCGGTGTTTCTTGATGAGTTGGGTTACAGTAGATTTAATCACGCTGTATCCCTTTCATAGCTAATCCCTGTATTTTTTTGGAGTGAACTTCTGCTTAGATACTTCTCTGGCCAACCGAAGAGAATTCTCAAGAGAAATAGCAAACAACCTTTTAGTTTCCTCATCCATAGGTTCTCCGTTAAAAGCTAATGCCTCGTTTGATTCTAAATCTGCCAGTATACGATCCAGGTCTTTGCCGATGTCTTTCTTGTCTTTATCAGATATTTCGTAATATTTGGAATCAGAATTTGAAATGTTTTCTTGTCCTTCTAAGTAACCCATAGCCCTCATTAAGTCATCGCTATCAGCATTCTTTAGAAATGGAGCCAATGCAATTAAATTCTCAGGCGTAACCTTGTGAGTTCCAGACTCGATGCGGTTTATAGTGGAATGGCTTACTCCGGATTTAACAGCAAGTTCTCTTTGACTCCTAAATCCACTCTCTTCTCTTAATTTCGCAAAATATATCCCAAACTCTTTTAAGTTCATATGTATCACCCAATCCTAGTTTAACAGAAAGTGTTTCAAGTATGAAACAATCGTTTGTTTCATTCGTGAAATATAATGTTTCATTCGTGATACAAAGGTGGAATATTTTTTTGTAACAAGTGTGAGACAGGAGGTGCTGTACAGAGATGAAAGTAATTCCTAAACCAGGAATCATTAATCAACTACAAGAAGAAAAGTGTATGTCTGAGCAAGAATTTGCAGATTTCGTAGGGACTTCAAGGTCTTCGCTGTGGAGAGCAAAGCTATCGTCAGATGATAAACGTTTTTCTTTAGGGCAAGATGTAATGGCAAAAATACTAAGGAAGTTTTCCTGAAAAGTCGTTTGAAGACATATTTTTTTTGGAGTTCTTGTCTCAAACGTGTTACAAAAATATTTCTGACGAAATTGTTTTAATTTTTGAGTATGTCCCTGTACCTGAAAGTACAAGTGGCTTCTTTACTTTCGGTAATCAATATCTTTTGAAAAGGAGTTGATAAAAACATGGTAGTCCCACACACCATCCAGCATACACATAAAGCCAGGGGGGATGCTGGCATGATTGTTGCAAGCTACACATTCGGGGAGACGAAGGTTCATATCTGCGATGACCATATTGCCAAGAGCCCAGAAGAGCGTGAGAAAGTCGATACAGCAATTGCAGATGCTGCATGGGCCTGTTTACAGGATGCAGCAGACTCCATGAAGGATGTCTCTGAGTCTACTCTATAAGTATAGCTATTATTAGAAAAAATTATACGTAGATTTTTACGTTATGGATTATCCGGTGACAGAAATCCATATCCGAATTTAAAGAAGTGTCTTAATACATTATGGAGGGAGCCACGACATGGGGAACTTTGAGAATTTGCTGAATATAGAAGTGCGCTTAACGGGAAAGAGGGAGGAAATTGAATTGATTAAACACAGACGGCGTGTTCTTTTCAATGATGTTGATGCAAATGAGAAAGAAATAATTAGCCTTCATTATGAAATTGAATTTAAAAAGCTTGAATTGTTGCATGTCAAACGGGAGCAGATCACCCTCTTGAGGAACTCGACTGATGTACACGACAGAACGATCTATTTGCAGCAGCTAAGCCGACTCCAGTTGTTAAATGAAAAGTGCATCACCATTCAGGTTAAACAGTTATTCGAGGAAGGCTATGGCCTGGAACTGAAGCAGCGTGGACTCATAACAGGATATGAAGAGGCAGAGCCTACAGAACAGACGAAGGTGATCTAACTTGAGTAAGTTTCAGAATAATGAGCGACTTCCTGATCATCGTATGAACGAAAAAGATAAAGCAGAGTTTGCTGAAGCGTTGGCATTCAGATATGTCCAGTTAACGCTTCTAGCTAATTCTGCTAACCATGCACGCTATTGGGTTGATCAAACGACAGCACAGTCTGCTGAAGAACTGGAACGTCTATCTAAGATTCTGTCGGATCTTCCTGAAGATATTCAAGAACTAGTGAACGAAAGCATTCGATTACACCAACAATGAGGACAGGCCTTGGCCTTGTCTCCATGCTTGTTCTTTACTTACGGACAAGCATGGAGATGCGGCTAACGCATCCAGAAGCGCTGAACGCAAAATTGCGCTGAGCTACTAAGGAGGTGAATAAAATGGATACCGAAGCAAAGCAAACACAGATACTTCAAGCAGCTCGAAATTGGCAGAGATATCGGGGCAGCATTACAGACAAAGTCGTAAATCTGATGTTGGACGCCGGGTTGAGCATCTACGATGCACGAATTGTTCTGGACGAAGCCCAAGGTTCGCTCAACATTAGATCGTGGGGAAAGGAAGGAGAGCTAACGAAAGCAAACTTTGATTAATAGTATCGCTCTACTCTTTCTATCCATAATTTATATTCTTTTCCCTCTTTATGTTGCGCCCAATAATAAATATCTGATCTTGTAAAACTCAACGCAAAATTGCGTTAAGCCCAATCCTGAGAACGGGGATGGAGATGTGAAGTCCTTAGTAAACGATAAACCTTTAACTAAAAGTATGGTCGGAGAGCGCATATGGGCGTTGCAAAGTACAGATGAAGCAGCCTTTCAACGGGAACTCATTACGTATTTTGAGCGCGGTTATTCAGGATATTCCATAGTGGGCATTGAGTATCCATATATCTTTTTGCAGTGAGGAGGCTAGTAATGAAGAAAGAAATGAACATTATACATTGTACTTTGCAAAGATGCTTTGACGTTGGAACAGACGACACTTTTCTATCTCAAATCATTTCGATGTTTCGCCGCAAATGGCGGGGGCAGACACTTGTTTTGTCTTTCATTGACGACATGGAGGTAAGATTTATATCCTCTTTTAGAACTTACAGATAGCGAAAGGAAGAGAAGTCTGTAGGAATCATGAGGATTTTAACGTCCCACAAATCTAAGGAGGATGGCAACATGAAGCAATGGAGTAATAATGCTTGCCTGGGATATATCCTGGCTGCTCTGAAGCGTAAAGGCTGGTCCAAAGCACAGATTAAGGAAGTCACTCATGCCGTATATTTTGAATTTGACTTCAAGAGCATTAAGGAAGCTGCCGATCTGTATGAAAGATCATTTGATTAATCGGCTTATGGTGGTAAAGGACGGTGCTGAATTCTAGTAAAAGAAATAACGAGTATCTGCTAACAACGGAAGGAGTGAATGATATGGGGACTGCGAATTCCCTGCCGGTGATCACTGGCAGAGCTGCTGCTGAATATCTGCAGGACTGGTTGCACATTTCAGCGATTGTGAAGGTAGTGTCGGATGACAGGAAGCATCTCTATTTTAGAGGCAAGGATCAGATCGGAAGACGGATGGAATATCGGGTTGAGGCTGTAGCAGAAGCTGATTACCACAACATTTACGAACGAACTCCAAATCCAGAACAACCGGAACCCTGGGAATGGGCTGATGCGATCCCTGTGAGGCGAGAGGGCTAAAGTCAAGGCCAGTCAACATATACGAATGAGATCATCTGAATTCTTGAAAGGAATGATCAGTGATGGATACAGGAGAAGAGATTATGCACGAATTAGAAGCGGGTATCTCGTTGTTGGAAAAGCACAATTTGGTCGATGCAGCCAATGTCCTGCGGAATCGACTGGCATCCTACCGGCAGCTTATGGATGAACTCGGCCGCCTGGAATTCACACGTATCCTTTAATAGGCAACCCGCCTAATGATGGCTGGAGGGATACCAGTCGAAACCCAACCGGTCAGCACGGGAGGGCTGCGGAATCTGCCATTTGAGAAGCTTGTGTTCTCGGTGTTACAAGGATTAGGAAGGAGGGGGAAAATGGACGGTAAAACTTTTGCTGCTGAATTAAGAGAGGTATCAACATGGGAACTAAGGGAGCGTTTTAATAACGAGAATTTGGCTATTTCTGATAAGTTGATTGATTTGTTAATTAATGAAGGTCTTTGTGTGTCACGTGTCAACCAGATTATGGACTTAGTAAAGAAAAGAGTTTTGGAACGACCCTTAGCTTAGCTGATTAACTCGCCTAGAGGGCATGTTATTCCCTCTTAGGCGAGTTAAACCAACATCAATCTTGACTTAGAAATTTACGTGATTCTCTTGCATAACTTTTTAGTTCTTCGGGTTTAACAGTAGCTAATGCTTCTAGAAAAGAACTGTAGACTCCCACGTATGTGCTGATAATTTCATCAATATTTAACTTTTCGAATTTGTTTGGATTAACTTTATCGAGAGCAGCAATTGTAAGATCTTTAGCAACGAGATTAATGCATTCGTTTAATTCAGCCAAAACTATTACCTCCTTTCAAGGAAAAAAATGAAATAAAATTCTATTTTAGCAGAAATTAGTAGTTTGTAACCAATTTCGTAAAAGTATAGAAAGGATGAGTGGTTTGGACTCTGAGTATCCGGTATTTATTGCAGCACAAATGCTTAGATTTGTAAATCAGGACTCCTATTTAACCTTAGTGTATAGGGATTTCTTGAAAAGAGGTCATGCCTCAGAAAAAGCTTTAGAGATACTGTTTAACGGAAATGTGTTGGAAGATTCGGTCATGACTCGTGAGTATGAATTATATGCTAAAGAAGGAGAGAGAAAATAATGCCACTGGTATTTAAACGTCCCCTGTACGCAGGGGACATCTTTGAAGGAGAGATTCAAGGCCTCTTTGTACAAGCGCATGTATTTTCAGATCCATCCTCGTATGGGATATCAGAAGGTCGAATCAGTCGGTTGACGGTGTATCCGAATCAACAAAAAGAGTTCGGTAAACATCTGGCTAATTATGATCGGGGCTGGGATGGTAAACCTCCGGAAGACAGCAAGATTCGTGCAGTTACTGAAGCGGTAATCAGGCAATTTGATGATAAGGCGGTAGATTGGCGGTTTGAGGCTTCGCGTTAGATTGCGAAAAGTCCAATTGGTTAGGAGGTGAATTATGCAGCTTGGTCTGTTTGAACAAATGATTTTGTGTCGTGTATTAACGGAAGCAGAATACAAAGAAGTCCAATATGCACATTCGAATGATAGATGCCATGTATTTCATACGGATATCGGTCTGGTCGCTGTTGATCGGGAAACGGGGAAATTCGATTCCAAGGATTATAAACAGATGTTTCAATAGATTGCCTTGATGAAATAGTGCTGTCACTCAATCTGCATGAATCATAGTGAAGTGTGAGTGATGGATAGTAGACGCATACTGCGCATTAGGGAAGAAAAGGTCGTTTTGATAACGAAATGATGTTTTTGTCCTTATCATCACCATGGTCCGCATTATCTTCTATCTCTTTTTTCTCATCGTGAAACTCAACAAGAGAATGGGCCGTGATGTAGTCAAATGGAGTGTAATTATTACTTGGTAATTTTCTTGTAAGTAATATCTTGACAATGATGATTCCTAATAAGAGATTTAAAATTCCGAATCCTCCAACCAACATGAATTGTACCAAGTTCATTGTTAACACCGCCTTTGTTTGATTTTATAATTAAATGTTAATATTTTCAAGATACAAGGTTGCTGAGTGCTATTCATTCGACCGAGATTTGATGCACAGTACGAAGATACTGAACAATAGACGCAAACGGTGTAATAGAAGGGGGTGTATATTGGGAAATGCTAAAAAAAGAATATCTTACGGTATTTACCCATAAAGGCTTCAATATTCAAACACAAAAGGTTGCTGTTCCGGCCACAGGGGATCAGCTGGGTTATGTAATTGATAACTATTTCTTCATTGAACGTACATATGATCTGTTGCAAGATGCTGCAGAATTATAATTGTATGTTATGGAGTATAAAAAACCGTCAGAATGAGTACACAAAACAAAACTGCCGATAAATTGATTCCTATCCCCAAAAGCGCGACATGTCTATTTTTTTTATTCTTAAGACCCATTAATCCGAAAATTAATCCTATAGGACTAATATAAAAGAGAGAAAAAAAGCCGATACCATCTCCAAGCTGACCAGCTTTTATAGCATAGTGATCAATAAGAGCAATTAAGACTACAAAAACACCAATTATAACAGAACAAAATAGTAATGGTAGATTTGATATTCTTTTTTTACTCATTTTATTTTTACCCTCCATACATTTACATATAATACATATAACACATATATGCATTATATGTAAAACGAACCAGAGATTCCGATTCTTAAATTTTTATACTATCAGACTCATATTGATATTACGTAGTACGAAGATACGGTCTCATTAAGGGAGTAGGAGTATCCCTCCTCTCCCACAGGTTATGACCGTAGTAGATACAAACTGTGAAGGAGCGTGTGTGAAATGAGAATTGAAGTCTTTGAAAATGGTAGCAAAAGCAAACTGATAGCTATGCTTGTAGATGATGATGGCAACGAGCGCGAGTTGGTAAGAACCGATAAAGGCAGGGATGATTTGTTGAACCAAATCGACGACAGGGACCTTTCACACCTTACAGTAAGATTTAATTAGACACATAGCGAAGTATCATAATTTTTAGAAAAACATTGCAATGATGATGTTTAAAAAAAGAAGGGGCGTGAATTGATTGAATAAAAAGGATACCCGTTTGTTACCGTATATAGTGGAATCTGAAAAGGTCCTTCAATCTTACAATCTTACTGATGAAGAAAATGATCTGCAACTCGCGGCAATCATGACTGAGATGGAAAAGCAGTTTGGTGTTCCCTGGGCGAATAATGAAAACTACAATAAAGCATTTCCTGAATGCATTGCATTATACAAATTCATTTCTGATGCAAGGGTTACATATGGAGAGGATGGTGTATTTCAAGTTGGGAAAAAAGTCAAAATTGTAGATGGTTTAGAGTCGCGTGGCGCAAAGGCGTACGATGTCAAAAATGTAAATGACTCAATATGGTACTGGTGTATGGACTATACTGGAAAATTTGGTTATGCCTTTGATAAAAACACCATAGATTGGACCAAATCTGAATTCATTTATGATTGCAAGAAATGGAAGACTCCCCTTTCAGTAATAGCTCAATATGGGTATTGATTGACCACACCATTTTGAATATTTTCCCTACAAAGGGGAGCAACTAAATAAAAGGAGAGTGTATGGAAATGGAGGAAACTAAAACGACAATTATGGAGCATGAAGATAATTTGCTTGTGCGAGTTAATTCATCTGTAATGTTAGGGGACAAAAAATATAAGTTGGTATCTTATGAAATTTGGACAGATCGTGAAAAGTATAAAGAAAATATTCTGGTAGAGCAGAAACAGGGTGAACAATATATATATTGCTCCAATTATGCTACTACTGATGAAGAAGATATGATTCAAACGTTTAAGCGGCGTTTTATGAATTGAATTTGTTGAACAGTACGAAGAATTTTGTTCTTAGGGAAATTAGCATACTTAACAATAGAAGGAATGAATGAAATGAAAATTGCAGTTTACTACGGAAAACATTTTGGAGAATATACAACTTCTGAAAAAATATTAGAAGAATTTCAAGACAAAGATAAGGCGAGAATAATTATTTCTGACCTTAATAGAACTGGAGCCTGTGTACGTCCAATTAAGGGGAGTATTGAAGCAGTTATTTATAAAATAGTTCCTGAATCTTAATGGGGGTAATACCACCTTTCATTTGACCAAATGATATTTACGCATAGTTCCCCACGCTATTTCGTAGTGCTTCAGGCGCTTTGAATGGGGGGATGCCGGTTCTCTCACTGGTAAAGTAACGTAGCCTGGTAAAATTTCATGTTCCGGAGTGGCAGCCGCCGGCAACTGGTTCCGCGCATAGTCTGCGGGTGACGATTCATTTCGAGAATGAGGCCGGAAAGGGCGATTCAAAATAAGGTCACAGAAGATACCTTCTGTGACCTTATTTTGAATCCGGATGTTGGCCAGGGATCCGGATCGCCCGGCGCCGGCGCCTCGATCGGGAGCCTGCCGGCAGCTGCCTTGTCCTGGCTAATCGGTGCAGCGCCGGATCCGCCGAAGCTGCAGCTGACGCTCTCATTGTCGTACAAATAGAAAAGGAATTGCATACCTGTACAGGTAATTTTATGTAGAGAACGAGGTGACAAGGAATATTGCAGAGTATTTTTTATATTTATAGAGAGTAACACCAAAAGATTCAATTGAAATGAGATGCTGAATCAGAATGGTTTATTCTCAAAAATAAGGAGGGGTATCTATGGAGCATGAGGAGTATTTTCCTGTTCATTCGAACCAAGAATCAAATTCATTAAGAAAGGATGATTTTTTATGATACCTAATCAAAATCAATTTTATAAGATTGTCAACAAAAAAAACGACCTTGTAGCGGATTATGGATATCCGGAAACCGGAAAGCCAGTGACTTTGTGGCCGTGGCATGGGGAGGATAATCAACGATGGATGTTCGTTCCGCTTAATGATAATTATTATGCGATTGTCAACAAAAAAAACGGCCTTGTAGCGGATTATGGATATCCGGAAACCGGAAAGCCAGTGACTTTGTGGCCGTGGCATGGGGGGGATAATCAACAATGGTTCCTACATGATTTGGAAGGTGGTTACCAAAAAATTAGCAACAAAAAAAACGGCCTTGTAGCGGATTATGGATATCCGGAAACCGGAAAGCCAATGACTTTGTGGCCGTGGCATGGGGGGGATAATCAACGATGGCTTCCTGAAGCTGTAGAAAGTTTCACACTTCCTTCTGTTCAAACGTATCCTGTACCAGCTGTTCCTCAATATACGAATATCAATGAAGTGTTACCAAATCAAACGCAGATAGTTACGACGCACTATACATTAGCAACATGTATTGCGGTGGACGATCCTCATTATAATGATCAACAAAAAATAAAAACCAATCCATACTATTTATATGTAAAAAAACAATACTGGAAGAAAGTCGAATCACATGTGCTTGCTCCAAAAGAATCATACAAATATACAATGACATCCGGTATGACACAAGAAGATCAAAATACAGTGTCCAAAACCGTTAGTCATACGATTGGGGTAGACGCAGGGTTTCAATTTGGTAAGGAGGGGCGTTTTAATGTAGCTGCTAGTTTATCTTATCAATACACAGAGCAACTAGAAACAACTGTAAGTCATACAACCATACAAATGACTGAAACAACGCAAGAACATTCAATCATCAATGATGAAAACTATAATGTCGCATGGTCTAAATATATATTGGTTTCAGAATATAGTGTACAGCGTTCAGACGGTACACTTGTAAGTAAACCATGGACAGTGACAGATCACAATACTACACAATCTAGTTACTACCCTCTAGAAACTACACTTTTGGATAAATAACAGACGACGAAATAGCCAGTAAGTCCTTGGCCCAGGTGCAGTTTCAATTACTTGAATGAGTTCTTTCTCGGCTTGATAAGGAGTAGGGTAGAACATTTCAGATTAAAAATGAGAGAAGAATGATTCTATGCAAGCTTGAGAGTGGCTGCCGATGGCGTCTAGTTGTTGAAGTGTATGGAGGAACCGGATCGCCCGGTGCCGGCATATTGATCGAGAGCTCACCTGCTGGCCACGCTTCCTGCAGGAATCATGTAGCCGTTTCCTGGACAACTGGCGTGTAGGTAGCACCCTCCATTCCCGAGAAATTATAACAAGGGTGATGTAAAAACCTTATAAGACCGCGGCTTTCCAGCGGTTTTTCCTGTTAGGATTGCCATCATTCCACGTTATAATTATAACGTGGAATGATGGATTGATATTTCCAGCAAATTTAAAAAATCAAGAAAAAAGACCCTTTATTCATCGAAATATTTTATGAATTATTGAAATTAAGGTTACTACTTAGGTCCAGCGTGAATTTAGAATGTTGCCTGGAATGTTCGGAGCAAATAGATGCAAAACTGCAACTAAATTCAGCCGGATCACCACCAACGGATGAATAAGTGCGATTGTGCAACTAATTTTGAGTAAATCCAGCTTATTTCGCTCAGAAGGTCAAATTAGATGCCTTTTTGCATCTATTTCTCAAAACGTTTCAAAACGATTACGGCGTTATGACCGCCGAAGCCAAAGGAATTCGATAAGCCGATGGTTAATTTTGCTTTGCGCGCTACATTTGGCACATAATCCAGATCACATTCAGGATCCACTTGCTCTAAATTGATCGTCGCTGGAATAATGCCTTCATTTAGAGTTTTCATTAATGCAATGGCTTCAACTCCGCCCGCTGCGCCAAACATATGACCTAGCATCGACTTATTAGCTGTGACTGGAATTTGATAAGCTCGCTCGTCAAACATCTTTTTGATAGCTAAAGTTTCTGCTTTGTCACCTGCTAGCGTACTGGTAGCATGTGCACTAATAACATCGACTTCATCAGCAGATATGCCTGCATTATACATTGCATTTTTCATTGCAAGGTAAGCGCCCGCTCCTTCAGGATGAGGTGCCACCATATGGTAAGCATCCGAGCTCGCTCCATATCCGATCACTTCCCCATAAATATGTGCGCCTCGGTTTAAAGCATGATTTAGTGATTCCAATACCAGAATACCGGAGCCCTCACTCATAATAAAACCATCTCGATTCACATCAAACGGACGACTTGCTAATGCAGGCTTATCATTCCGGGTAGATAAAGCAGTTGCATTTCCAAAGCTAGCTAAGGATATATTCGTAACAGCCGCCTCTGTTCCACCTGCAAATATCACATCGGCTTCGCCGCTCCTAATTACTCGGAATGCTTCACCAATGGCTGTATTTCCAATAGAACATGCTGTTACAGGGGATAAGGAAGCTCCTTTTGCACCCAATCGGATGCTGATTTGAGCTGCTGCTATATTGGAAATCAACATGGGCACTAAGCTGGGACTTACTCGTCCAGGTCCACGGTCATTTAACAAATTAACATTATCGACTAAGGTTTGTATCCCACCAATTCCTGAACCTACATAAACGCCCAAGCGCTCTAAATCGATCTTGTCCAGCTCTAATCCCGAATTTTCAAGAGCTTCTTCTGCAGCAGCAACTGCAAACTGACAAAACTTATCCATTTTTCTAGCTTCCTTGCGTCCCCACAATGCATCAGCATCAAAATCACGAACC
This window encodes:
- a CDS encoding ImmA/IrrE family metallo-endopeptidase, which codes for MIKSTVTQLIKKHRTNNPFEIASQRKVLVLYELLGDMLGYYNSSRRLKMIHINNESSQQDQRFTCAHELGHVILHPDVNTPFLRRHTLYSVDRIERQANQFAVELLMPDELLYESKHTDFTLQEAAVLYGIPPGLEHLKQLSDNEFD
- a CDS encoding MFS transporter is translated as MNSAISKPNYRLLLKHNADFRYLWLARACSFFGDSLYNLAISWLVYSMTGSSLQVGLVIVAKFLPEMVLGLFIGAWVDRLNKKILMQISDAAQALLTGTLAVLMITGQLQLLHIYLITVGLSIMGNLFATSQSSWMPELIADKTYLISANSLLSVSLQITRILGTVAGGILVASIGNSGAVIVDAVTFIVSLALIQRIKQRSKAEKNSGAATDLSIFAEIREGWKWLRGQTALLLLILLGTLSNIALGPSNVLPPMLIEELLQGGSSELGIFNAAIAVGLLLGGLFVGSKSPRRIGLWFSCGLGVQGLGMCVIALSPVLWTACFGNLILGFGVTVTVIPMSTLFQLLVPSPLRGRVNSISSMAFNISIPLTYGGVGILADRIGVEVCFGLAAILFAVCLIIGLTNHHLRSLDIKAPQSSRSPQTGQSV
- the fabF gene encoding beta-ketoacyl-ACP synthase II — translated: MERVVITGMGVISPLGNNVETLWRHLIEGKSGITAIDTFDVSNSKTKIAGLVRDFDADALWGRKEARKMDKFCQFAVAAAEEALENSGLELDKIDLERLGVYVGSGIGGIQTLVDNVNLLNDRGPGRVSPSLVPMLISNIAAAQISIRLGAKGASLSPVTACSIGNTAIGEAFRVIRSGEADVIFAGGTEAAVTNISLASFGNATALSTRNDKPALASRPFDVNRDGFIMSEGSGILVLESLNHALNRGAHIYGEVIGYGASSDAYHMVAPHPEGAGAYLAMKNAMYNAGISADEVDVISAHATSTLAGDKAETLAIKKMFDERAYQIPVTANKSMLGHMFGAAGGVEAIALMKTLNEGIIPATINLEQVDPECDLDYVPNVARKAKLTIGLSNSFGFGGHNAVIVLKRFEK
- a CDS encoding helix-turn-helix domain-containing protein translates to MNLKEFGIYFAKLREESGFRSQRELAVKSGVSHSTINRIESGTHKVTPENLIALAPFLKNADSDDLMRAMGYLEGQENISNSDSKYYEISDKDKKDIGKDLDRILADLESNEALAFNGEPMDEETKRLFAISLENSLRLAREVSKQKFTPKKYRD
- a CDS encoding RICIN domain-containing protein, whose amino-acid sequence is MIPNQNQFYKIVNKKNDLVADYGYPETGKPVTLWPWHGEDNQRWMFVPLNDNYYAIVNKKNGLVADYGYPETGKPVTLWPWHGGDNQQWFLHDLEGGYQKISNKKNGLVADYGYPETGKPMTLWPWHGGDNQRWLPEAVESFTLPSVQTYPVPAVPQYTNINEVLPNQTQIVTTHYTLATCIAVDDPHYNDQQKIKTNPYYLYVKKQYWKKVESHVLAPKESYKYTMTSGMTQEDQNTVSKTVSHTIGVDAGFQFGKEGRFNVAASLSYQYTEQLETTVSHTTIQMTETTQEHSIINDENYNVAWSKYILVSEYSVQRSDGTLVSKPWTVTDHNTTQSSYYPLETTLLDK
- a CDS encoding transposase, which gives rise to MDLFAAIFPIRTVWNWLPEIMNRLLCKISKAKTEGKNNQLRAMNKQGFGYSITSLQARMEMKEQLTALNRWRNYQDRQERKSG
- a CDS encoding DUF3951 domain-containing protein; translation: MNLVQFMLVGGFGILNLLLGIIIVKILLTRKLPSNNYTPFDYITAHSLVEFHDEKKEIEDNADHGDDKDKNIISLSKRPFLP
- a CDS encoding DUF7678 domain-containing protein — its product is MPLVFKRPLYAGDIFEGEIQGLFVQAHVFSDPSSYGISEGRISRLTVYPNQQKEFGKHLANYDRGWDGKPPEDSKIRAVTEAVIRQFDDKAVDWRFEASR